CACGTCCCACCGCTCCCGCATGTCTGGATTCCCGCGCAGCCCTCCTCGCACGCCCGTGTCGCGCCCACCACGCACGGCGGCCCGGCGTCCGGGTCCTCGACACATACACCCTCCACACACGCCCTGCCCCCCGTACACGGCCAGCCCCACTCGGGCGCGCACTCCTCCGAGCGGGACGGACCACAGCCGAGCACCATCCACACCCCCACCAACACTCCCCAGACCCCTCGACCCATGAACGGCGGCTCCCTCGACCCTGGCACCCGGCCAGGCAATGGTTTCGCCGTGCCGCCAGAGCAATCCGCCTGCCATGCGCCCCTCGAAGGGAGAGCGGCGATCCTGCTCATCTCCCCCGTGGGACACTCATCTCCACTCAGGGAACGAGCCAGAGCGCTCCCAACCCGAGTTCCACCGCCTCGAAGGGCTCGGCGCGCACCGGCACGTCTCCCGCGTGGGTCTCCGTCCGGGCCCAGCCCCCCGCGTCCCTCCGGAAGACCTCCAGCGTGCGCGCGAGCGGATCGATGAGCCACGCATGGCTCACGCCCTCGCGGAAGTACACCGGCAGCTTGCGGTGCCGATCCACCCGCGCCGTGGAGGGTGACAACACCTCGCACACCCAGTCCGGCGCGAGCGGAACGAAGGGCTCTCGCGCGGAAGGCGGCTGGGGCATGCGCTCACGGCGCCAGCCCGCCAGGTCCGGCACGAGCACATCCCGCCCCAGGTGGAGTTCGGGCTCATCCAAGAACCACCAGCCCCCCGGCCCTCCGCGTCCGAGGGAAAAAGGGCCTCCCAGCTCGACGCCCAACAAGAAGGCGCAGTGCGCATGGCCCACCGCGGGCCGGGGCGAGGCCAGCAGCTCGTCCTCCAGCAGCTCGCCCACCCACCCGTCCGGCAGGGCCTCGATGTCCGCATACGTCGCCGGCTTCTTGCCCCGTCCCATCTTCAACCCCTGACCCATGCGCCGCGCCTCCTGGAGGATCAACACCCGTGGGGCCGTGCTCTTCCCCA
Above is a window of Cystobacter fuscus DNA encoding:
- a CDS encoding Uma2 family endonuclease; translated protein: MGQGLKMGRGKKPATYADIEALPDGWVGELLEDELLASPRPAVGHAHCAFLLGVELGGPFSLGRGGPGGWWFLDEPELHLGRDVLVPDLAGWRRERMPQPPSAREPFVPLAPDWVCEVLSPSTARVDRHRKLPVYFREGVSHAWLIDPLARTLEVFRRDAGGWARTETHAGDVPVRAEPFEAVELGLGALWLVP